The genomic interval CGGCCATTACTCCTACGATGATTAGAAAAATATCCATATAATATGTACCTGTAAATCAGTCAGGGGAAAGTTGCCCTGAATCGCTGTTTTTTGAACTTTTTCAGGGAATCGGGCAACCTCAACCTAAATTTCCTGATCTTATTTTAAGCGGCTTTGGAAATCACTCGGGGGAACGATCGGTAAATGATCGGATGTCTCTTTTTTCAAGGAAGGGATATCGAATTCGAGTTTCGGATTCCTTCCGATTCTGGAGAATGGATTTACTAAAGCCGTTTCAACGACGACATCGGGAGTCGGGAGCGGATTAATTCGTCGTAAAAAATGAATAAGGAGGCGGTATGAAAATTTCCGTGGGAAACCTTCCCCAGGAATGGTCTGAAGAAGACTTAAAGAAACTTTTTTCCCAGTACGGGGAAGTTCAGCATGTCCTGATTAAAAAGGACAAACTGACAGGACGTTCTTTAGGTTACGGCTCTTTGGAATTAGAGGACGAAGCCGCTAAGAAGGCTTTGGAAGCTTTGAATAAAAAGGAAATTGCCGGAAAAGCCCTGGCCGTTGTGGATTCCGAAGAATGGAAGAAAGAGTTCGATAAAAAGAATTCGGTAAAAGGTGGGGCCGGTGGAACTAAAGTTCTAGGCAGCCAAACTAAAGGTGGATTTTCCGGATCCGGTATTCGACGGACAGGAGGTAGAGGAAAATGATAAAAAAAGGAATCAACTCACAAAAAACGATCTTACTCATCACGTTCATGGTCTGCCTTGCCGGAGCAGGCTTACTCTTTGCCCAAGCTCCCGG from Leptospira fainei serovar Hurstbridge str. BUT 6 carries:
- a CDS encoding RNA recognition motif domain-containing protein, producing the protein MKISVGNLPQEWSEEDLKKLFSQYGEVQHVLIKKDKLTGRSLGYGSLELEDEAAKKALEALNKKEIAGKALAVVDSEEWKKEFDKKNSVKGGAGGTKVLGSQTKGGFSGSGIRRTGGRGK